A window of the Candidatus Cloacimonas sp. genome harbors these coding sequences:
- a CDS encoding TM1266 family iron-only hydrogenase system putative regulator — protein MQERHHILTIIMEDRESAFLPVNELLHNYAQHILLRVGYPMRDLGVAVIFLIVALPLAELGAFSGKLGQIKSVKVQVTTLKIEKGDKNEH, from the coding sequence ATGCAAGAGAGACATCACATTCTCACTATCATTATGGAAGACAGAGAAAGTGCTTTTCTTCCTGTAAATGAATTGTTACACAACTATGCTCAGCATATTTTATTGCGAGTTGGCTATCCAATGCGAGATTTAGGAGTAGCGGTAATCTTTTTGATTGTAGCTCTACCACTTGCAGAATTGGGAGCATTTTCCGGAAAATTAGGACAAATTAAATCTGTTAAAGTCCAAGTTACAACCCTGAAAATTGAAAAAGGAGATAAAAATGAACATTAA